A stretch of the Acanthopagrus latus isolate v.2019 chromosome 9, fAcaLat1.1, whole genome shotgun sequence genome encodes the following:
- the LOC119025569 gene encoding aryl hydrocarbon receptor-like isoform X1, with product MPSDTMLGHPGSYANKKRKKPVVKHKKLSDGNEVVKSNPSKRHRDRLNGELDRLTELLPFSEDIRSRLDKLSVLRLSVGYLRVKSHFKATMKTSNGSGLFSGVKGHNGNNMDIMGFSEGDLLLQALNGFVIVVTSEGLVFYVSSTIKDFLGFHQSDVVHQSVFELIHTDDRALFRQQLHFALNPPTVSAGGDVLQACGSTVMYSPEQLPPENSSFLERSFACRFRCLLDNSSGFLALKFQGRLKYIHGHRVNGTCNKPQLALFAIAMPVQPPTIVEIRAKMLLFQSKHKLDFTPMGIDSRGKIVLGYSETELCMKGSGYQFIHAADMMYCADSHLRMIKTGETGLIVFRLLSKSGGWVWVKSNAKLIYKGGRPEFIIAYQRALVNAEGEEYLRQRRLQLPFSFTTGEAVLYNTGPTVDITQFQFSDMFSSSDVPKDESPGSLLDCFLKQDKSVYTQTVDSPLPMDHVFMDSQALVSIASDAWQENGPTVPTGNPVVVKEEAKQAVMNVIDNLGTIAQNGDLCSVLENLDMADTELMEWENALKRLSQEDERQNVSSELDSIVTNDIFDYIDTVLFKEKKEDCLNSSPPSCLTGVHHHQQDLFTQTARLSDTGLCEPQLFPTPSPDHTYSPTNGSYPLQQNTMTGAVTTGTSLTESAHTLSSTQKLSHHAPLITQVDTNLPPHPELQDIFNMSVELLQLTVPDALAHDASALFQSCGQAHGGCPQGTYRQTQSSQLPLCPQNNLQAPAMAANRQLLQSSVKQPNNVVPGAMDILPPLIPCNDFVSSSTPNIPIPFAPGRRQGSPPLETHNHQGQQWPQSQQHKLLHAGAMQNGHELVPACHSQTSDSQTFPHAGHIPRTVTGLNHTQQGGLACGQAVTRSSCMFDQHFSSSLAGGDVLALSGSSGPRGTDPPLDQSPPQGSCYFQWGHSEPVVGTSAISQENADISPLTAPPSMPSSEHTFSLQHYLESHRQTQVNMSHCGLNNFSQQLHYKRT from the exons ATGCCGAGTGACACCATGTTGGGACACCCAGGGTCTTACGCtaacaagaagaggaagaagcccGTCGTCAAACA TAAGAAGCTCTCTGATGGTAATGAAGTCGTTAAATCAAACCCGTCAAAACGCCACCGGGATCGGCTGAATGGGGAGCTCGACCGGCTCACGGAGCTCTTGCCTTTTTCTGAGGACATCCGCTCTCGTCTGGACAAACTGTCTGTCCTTCGTCTCAGCGTGGGATACCTGAGAGTGAAGAGCCACTTCAAAG CGACCATGAAGACCAGTAACGGCAGTGGGTTGTTTTCCGGAGTGAAAGGGCACAACGGGAACAACATGGACATCATGGGCTTCTCTGAAGGGGACCTACTGCTCCAG GCGTTGAACGGGTTTGTGATCGTGGTCACCTCAGAGGGATTGGTGTTTTATGTCTCCTCTACAATCAAGGACTTCCTGGGCTTCCATCAG TCAGATGTGGTTCATCAGAGCGTGTTTGAGCTCATCCATACTGATGACAGGGCGTtgttcagacagcagcttcactttgCTCTAAACCCACCGACTGTCAGTGCAGGAGGAGATG TCCTGCAGGCTTGTGGTAGTACAGTGATGTACTCTCCTGAGCAGCTACCCCCAGAGAATTCCTCCTTTCTGGAGAGGAGCTTTGCGTGTCGCTTCCGCTGCCTCCTGGACAACTCCTCTGGCTTTCTG GCTCTGAAGTTCCAGGGGAGACTGAAGTACATTCATGGCCATAGGGTCAATGGGACCTGTAACAAACCTCAGCTGGCACTATTTGCCATTGCTATGCCTGTCCAGCCTCCAACCATTGTGGAGATCAGAGCAAAAATGCTCCTCTTTCAGAGCAAGCACAAGCTGGACTTCACTCCCATGGGCATCGATAGCAG gggAAAGATTGTACTGGGCTATTCAGAGACTGAACTGTGTATGAAAGGCTCTGGGTACCAATTCATCCATGCAGCTGATATGATGTACTGCGCTGACAGCCACCTGCGCA TGATTAAAACAGGAGAGACCGGTCTGATTGTGTTCAGGCTACTGAGTAAGTCAGGTGGCTGGGTGTGGGTGAAGTCCAATGCCAAGCTCATCTACAAAGGAGGAAGACCTGAATTCATCATTGCATATCAGAGAGCTTTGGT CAACGCTGAGGGGGAGGAATATCTGCgacagaggaggctgcagcttCCCTTCAGCTTCACCACAGGAGAGGCCGTCCTCTACAACACCGGTCCCACAGTGGATATCACACAGTTTCAGTTCAGTGATATGTTCAGTTCCAGTGACGTGCCCAAGGATGAGTCACCGGGCTCTTTGCTGGACTGCTTCCTGAAACAGGATAAATCAGTCTACACCCAGACAGTGGACTCTCCCTTACCTATGGATCATGTGTTCATGGACAGCCAGGCCTTGGTCAGCATTGCCAGTGACGCATGGCAGGAAAACGGGCCCACAGTCCCAACAGGTAACCCTGTTGTAGTGAAGGAGGAGGCCAAACAGGCAGTGATGAATGTGATCGACAACCTGGGGACAATAGCTCAAAATGGTGACCTGTGCTCAGTGTTGGAGAACCTTGACATGGCTGATACAGAGCTGATGGAGTGGGAGAATGCCCTGAAGAGATTAAGTCAGGAGGACGAACGGCAGAACGTCAGTTCTGAGCTGGACAGCATCGTCACCAATGACATATTTGACTATATTGATACTGTTTTGTtcaaggagaagaaagaagattGTCTGAACAGCAGCCCTCCCAGCTGCCTCACAGGAGTCCACCATCATCAGCAGGATCTGTTCACGCAGACTGCCCGGCTGTCAGACACTGGACTCTGTGAGCCGCAGTTGTTTCCGACGCCGAGTCCTGATCATACATACTCTCCAACAAATGGTAGCTACCCACTCCAgcagaatacaatgactggagCAGTGACTACAGGGACAAGCTTAACAGAGTCTGCTCACACATTGAGCAGCACTCAGAAACTCTCCCATCATGCTCCCCTGATTACTCAGGTGGACACCAACCTGCCCCCTCATCCGGAGCTGCAGGACATTTTCAACATGTCTGTCGAGCTCCTGCAGCTCACCGTCCCCGATGCCCTTGCTCATGATGCCTCAGCCCTGTTTCAGTCCTGTGGGCAGGCACACGGCGGCTGCCCTCAGGGGActtacagacagacacagtccAGCCAGCTTCCACTTTGTCCTCAAAACAATTTGCAAGCTCCTGCAATGGCAGCCAAccgacagctgctgcagagctctgtGAAACAACCAAACAATGTAGTCCCTGGCGCAATGGACATTTTGCCACCCCTGATTCCTTGTAATGACTTTGTTTCTTCCAGCACACCTAATATTCCCATTCCCTTTGCCCCAGGACGTCGACAAGGAAGCCCCCCTTTGGAAACACACAACCACCAGGGTCAGCAGTGGCCACAGAGCCAGCAGCACAAGCTGCTTCATGCTGGCGCCATGCAAAATGGACATGAGCTGGTGCCAGCATGCCACAGCCAAACTTCAGACAGCCAGACATTCCCCCATGCTGGCCATATCCCAAGGACTGTCACTGGACTGAACCACACTCAGCAGGGAGGGCTGGCATGTGGCCAGGCAGTTACTCGTAGCAGCTGCATGTTCGACCAGCACTTTTCTTCCAGTCTAGCAGGAGGGGACGTCCTGGCTCTCTCAGGGTCTTCAGGCCCCAGGGGGACCGACCCACCTCTGGATCAGAGTCCTCCTCAAGGTTCCTGCTACTTCCAGTGGGGCCACAGCGAGCCTGTGGTCGGCACATCAGCCATCAGCCAGGAGAACGCAGACATCAGTCCGCTGACTGCTCCGCCTAGCATGCCCTCCTCAGAACACACATTCAGCCTGCAGCACTACCTGgagagccacagacagacacaagtcAACATGTCCCACTGTGGGCTGAATAACTTCTCCCAACAGTTACATTACAAGAGGACATAA
- the LOC119025569 gene encoding aryl hydrocarbon receptor-like isoform X2 gives MKTSNGSGLFSGVKGHNGNNMDIMGFSEGDLLLQALNGFVIVVTSEGLVFYVSSTIKDFLGFHQSDVVHQSVFELIHTDDRALFRQQLHFALNPPTVSAGGDVLQACGSTVMYSPEQLPPENSSFLERSFACRFRCLLDNSSGFLALKFQGRLKYIHGHRVNGTCNKPQLALFAIAMPVQPPTIVEIRAKMLLFQSKHKLDFTPMGIDSRGKIVLGYSETELCMKGSGYQFIHAADMMYCADSHLRMIKTGETGLIVFRLLSKSGGWVWVKSNAKLIYKGGRPEFIIAYQRALVNAEGEEYLRQRRLQLPFSFTTGEAVLYNTGPTVDITQFQFSDMFSSSDVPKDESPGSLLDCFLKQDKSVYTQTVDSPLPMDHVFMDSQALVSIASDAWQENGPTVPTGNPVVVKEEAKQAVMNVIDNLGTIAQNGDLCSVLENLDMADTELMEWENALKRLSQEDERQNVSSELDSIVTNDIFDYIDTVLFKEKKEDCLNSSPPSCLTGVHHHQQDLFTQTARLSDTGLCEPQLFPTPSPDHTYSPTNGSYPLQQNTMTGAVTTGTSLTESAHTLSSTQKLSHHAPLITQVDTNLPPHPELQDIFNMSVELLQLTVPDALAHDASALFQSCGQAHGGCPQGTYRQTQSSQLPLCPQNNLQAPAMAANRQLLQSSVKQPNNVVPGAMDILPPLIPCNDFVSSSTPNIPIPFAPGRRQGSPPLETHNHQGQQWPQSQQHKLLHAGAMQNGHELVPACHSQTSDSQTFPHAGHIPRTVTGLNHTQQGGLACGQAVTRSSCMFDQHFSSSLAGGDVLALSGSSGPRGTDPPLDQSPPQGSCYFQWGHSEPVVGTSAISQENADISPLTAPPSMPSSEHTFSLQHYLESHRQTQVNMSHCGLNNFSQQLHYKRT, from the exons ATGAAGACCAGTAACGGCAGTGGGTTGTTTTCCGGAGTGAAAGGGCACAACGGGAACAACATGGACATCATGGGCTTCTCTGAAGGGGACCTACTGCTCCAG GCGTTGAACGGGTTTGTGATCGTGGTCACCTCAGAGGGATTGGTGTTTTATGTCTCCTCTACAATCAAGGACTTCCTGGGCTTCCATCAG TCAGATGTGGTTCATCAGAGCGTGTTTGAGCTCATCCATACTGATGACAGGGCGTtgttcagacagcagcttcactttgCTCTAAACCCACCGACTGTCAGTGCAGGAGGAGATG TCCTGCAGGCTTGTGGTAGTACAGTGATGTACTCTCCTGAGCAGCTACCCCCAGAGAATTCCTCCTTTCTGGAGAGGAGCTTTGCGTGTCGCTTCCGCTGCCTCCTGGACAACTCCTCTGGCTTTCTG GCTCTGAAGTTCCAGGGGAGACTGAAGTACATTCATGGCCATAGGGTCAATGGGACCTGTAACAAACCTCAGCTGGCACTATTTGCCATTGCTATGCCTGTCCAGCCTCCAACCATTGTGGAGATCAGAGCAAAAATGCTCCTCTTTCAGAGCAAGCACAAGCTGGACTTCACTCCCATGGGCATCGATAGCAG gggAAAGATTGTACTGGGCTATTCAGAGACTGAACTGTGTATGAAAGGCTCTGGGTACCAATTCATCCATGCAGCTGATATGATGTACTGCGCTGACAGCCACCTGCGCA TGATTAAAACAGGAGAGACCGGTCTGATTGTGTTCAGGCTACTGAGTAAGTCAGGTGGCTGGGTGTGGGTGAAGTCCAATGCCAAGCTCATCTACAAAGGAGGAAGACCTGAATTCATCATTGCATATCAGAGAGCTTTGGT CAACGCTGAGGGGGAGGAATATCTGCgacagaggaggctgcagcttCCCTTCAGCTTCACCACAGGAGAGGCCGTCCTCTACAACACCGGTCCCACAGTGGATATCACACAGTTTCAGTTCAGTGATATGTTCAGTTCCAGTGACGTGCCCAAGGATGAGTCACCGGGCTCTTTGCTGGACTGCTTCCTGAAACAGGATAAATCAGTCTACACCCAGACAGTGGACTCTCCCTTACCTATGGATCATGTGTTCATGGACAGCCAGGCCTTGGTCAGCATTGCCAGTGACGCATGGCAGGAAAACGGGCCCACAGTCCCAACAGGTAACCCTGTTGTAGTGAAGGAGGAGGCCAAACAGGCAGTGATGAATGTGATCGACAACCTGGGGACAATAGCTCAAAATGGTGACCTGTGCTCAGTGTTGGAGAACCTTGACATGGCTGATACAGAGCTGATGGAGTGGGAGAATGCCCTGAAGAGATTAAGTCAGGAGGACGAACGGCAGAACGTCAGTTCTGAGCTGGACAGCATCGTCACCAATGACATATTTGACTATATTGATACTGTTTTGTtcaaggagaagaaagaagattGTCTGAACAGCAGCCCTCCCAGCTGCCTCACAGGAGTCCACCATCATCAGCAGGATCTGTTCACGCAGACTGCCCGGCTGTCAGACACTGGACTCTGTGAGCCGCAGTTGTTTCCGACGCCGAGTCCTGATCATACATACTCTCCAACAAATGGTAGCTACCCACTCCAgcagaatacaatgactggagCAGTGACTACAGGGACAAGCTTAACAGAGTCTGCTCACACATTGAGCAGCACTCAGAAACTCTCCCATCATGCTCCCCTGATTACTCAGGTGGACACCAACCTGCCCCCTCATCCGGAGCTGCAGGACATTTTCAACATGTCTGTCGAGCTCCTGCAGCTCACCGTCCCCGATGCCCTTGCTCATGATGCCTCAGCCCTGTTTCAGTCCTGTGGGCAGGCACACGGCGGCTGCCCTCAGGGGActtacagacagacacagtccAGCCAGCTTCCACTTTGTCCTCAAAACAATTTGCAAGCTCCTGCAATGGCAGCCAAccgacagctgctgcagagctctgtGAAACAACCAAACAATGTAGTCCCTGGCGCAATGGACATTTTGCCACCCCTGATTCCTTGTAATGACTTTGTTTCTTCCAGCACACCTAATATTCCCATTCCCTTTGCCCCAGGACGTCGACAAGGAAGCCCCCCTTTGGAAACACACAACCACCAGGGTCAGCAGTGGCCACAGAGCCAGCAGCACAAGCTGCTTCATGCTGGCGCCATGCAAAATGGACATGAGCTGGTGCCAGCATGCCACAGCCAAACTTCAGACAGCCAGACATTCCCCCATGCTGGCCATATCCCAAGGACTGTCACTGGACTGAACCACACTCAGCAGGGAGGGCTGGCATGTGGCCAGGCAGTTACTCGTAGCAGCTGCATGTTCGACCAGCACTTTTCTTCCAGTCTAGCAGGAGGGGACGTCCTGGCTCTCTCAGGGTCTTCAGGCCCCAGGGGGACCGACCCACCTCTGGATCAGAGTCCTCCTCAAGGTTCCTGCTACTTCCAGTGGGGCCACAGCGAGCCTGTGGTCGGCACATCAGCCATCAGCCAGGAGAACGCAGACATCAGTCCGCTGACTGCTCCGCCTAGCATGCCCTCCTCAGAACACACATTCAGCCTGCAGCACTACCTGgagagccacagacagacacaagtcAACATGTCCCACTGTGGGCTGAATAACTTCTCCCAACAGTTACATTACAAGAGGACATAA